Below is a genomic region from uncultured Erythrobacter sp..
GCAAGCGCTAAGCGCAGCGCATGCGCAGGCCGCAGCAACCACTCTCCAGTTAACCGGCGCGCTTGCTGGCGAGGCATCAGACAATTGCCGTTCTGACTGATCTGGCATGTGCACTATCCTTAACAGCTGCCCCCAAAGCGGCTCTTGCACAGGCTGATGGTTAACCCGCTTACGAGACCCTTGGCGCTTTCCCCTATCGGGCGGCCATTCGCCGCCATGCGATGCAAGCTTGCCGCCTTGCGCCTTGCTCGCTAGCAGTCCCTTTCAATCACACGGGCCGCTCGCATCTCAGCGTCTCATTATGGGTCTTCCGGCGGAGTACTTATGACCAACACCCTCATCACGCAGATCGAAGAAGCATGGGAAGCGCGCGCTGACATCACTCCGGGCAGCGACATTCGCCACCAGGTGAGCGAGGCTCTGGCCATGATCGACAGCGGAGAAGCGCGCGTTGCCGAGCCTGACGGAGCGGGCGGTTGGAAGGTCAATCAATGGCTGAAAAAGGCGGTCCTGTTATCCTTCCGTCTTAACGATAATCGCGTGATGGAAGGCGGTGCGGGCGGCGAAGCGGCCTTTGACAAAGTGCCGCTCAAATTCTCCGGATGGGGCGACAACCGTTTCCGCGAAGCAGGCTTTCGCGTGGTCCCGGGCGCAGTGGTGCGGCGCGGCAGCTTTATCGGCAAGGGCGCGGTGCTGATGCCGAGCTTTGTGAATATCGGGGCCTATGTCGGCGAAGGTTCGATGATCGATACATGGGCGACCGTTGGCTCCTGCGCGCAGATTGGCGCCAATGTGCATATTTCGGGCGGAGCGGGGATCGGCGGAGTGCTTGAACCGCTTCAGGCTGAGCCTGTCATTATCGGTGACGGCGCTTTCATCGGCGCGCGCAGCGAAGTCGCCGAAGGGGTCCGCGTGGGCGAAGGCGCGGTGCTGTCCATGGGTGTCTATCTCGGCGCGTCGACCAAGATTATCGACCGCGCTACCGGCAAAATCCATATGGGCGAAGTGCCGCCCTACGCCGTGGTCGTGCCCGGTAGCGTGCCCGGCAAGCCTCTGCCCGATGGCACGCCCGGACCTTCGCTTTACTGTGCGGTGATCGTGAAAACAGTGGACGCGCAGACGCGTTCCAAGACCGGGATCAACGAACTGCTGCGTGACTAAAGCAGTCGTCTCACTTTGGATTTTGCAACCCGCTGGCGTATCAGCCTTTATCTGCTAAACACTCGATCGAGGGAGACTACGATGTCCAATACCGACGAAGACGGCCGAATTCATATCGAAGATGAGGATGCGCGCGGCGGAGAAACCTCCGGCCATATGCGTTATGTGCTCGGGATCGGCCTGTTCATCGCGATTGTTGCGATGAGCCTGGTCTGGATCATTCCCGCTCTCTACGGTTAAGGGCGCGTCCGCTTAATCCTCTGACGGCAACAAGGTTTCGATCGGAGGCTCAGCCGAGACGCGCGACGCGTAAAGCTCCGCCTCGCGCAGGACGCGGATCGCGTTGCGGCTGGCGATCAGCTCCATTTCGACCTGCGAGTATCCGCGCCGCGCCAGTTCGGCGAAGAGCGCGGGGTATCCGCTGACATCCTCGAAGCCCACAGGGCCGCTCGGCATACCGTCAAAGTCAGCGCCGATGCCGATATATTCGACGCCGATCAACGCGCGGATATGGTCGATATGGTCGGCCATATGGCTGATCATCGTGGCGGGTTCGGGGTTGGCTTCGTCCCATTCCGCCATTGCTGCGTCGACCACATCGGGCTGACCTTGAAAGAGCGATTGCTGGCGCGCTTCCTCGGCTTCGCGAGCGGCAAACCATTCGCGCCGCTGTTCGTTGAGGAAGCCCGGCAGCGCCACGACCATCACGATCCCGCCATTATCCGGCAGGCGCTCAAGCACGCTGTCAGGCACATTGCGCGCATGGCCGTTGATCGCGCGGACGCCCGAATGGCTGAAGATCACCGGAGCGCGCGCCACATCCAGCGCATCGTGCATCGCTTCCTCGCTGACATGGCTCAGGTCCACCAGCATGCCGATCCGGTTCATCTCGCGGATCACATCCATGCCGAAATCGGTGAGGCCGCCATGTTCGGGATCATCGGTCGCGCTGTCGGCCCAGGGCGTGTTGCGGCTGTGCGTGATCGTCATATAGCGCGCGCCCAGCGCATACATCTGGCGCAACACGGCAAGGCTCGATCCGATCGAATGCCCGCCTTCCATGCCGAGCAGTGAAGCGACGCGG
It encodes:
- the dapD gene encoding 2,3,4,5-tetrahydropyridine-2,6-dicarboxylate N-succinyltransferase — encoded protein: MTNTLITQIEEAWEARADITPGSDIRHQVSEALAMIDSGEARVAEPDGAGGWKVNQWLKKAVLLSFRLNDNRVMEGGAGGEAAFDKVPLKFSGWGDNRFREAGFRVVPGAVVRRGSFIGKGAVLMPSFVNIGAYVGEGSMIDTWATVGSCAQIGANVHISGGAGIGGVLEPLQAEPVIIGDGAFIGARSEVAEGVRVGEGAVLSMGVYLGASTKIIDRATGKIHMGEVPPYAVVVPGSVPGKPLPDGTPGPSLYCAVIVKTVDAQTRSKTGINELLRD
- a CDS encoding dipeptidase translates to MQLACKAALSASAIAFAASLAFTPMPVAAQEEEQNVDAQVEEAPDPAMQAALAALEVAPVFDGHNDVPIQLRSRFGNQINGFDFADTTGTGVTHPAGRVMHTDIARLSEGRVGAQYWSVYVPASLSEAEAVQMTIEQIDVTKRLIDRFPEALAFAESADEVEAAMAGGRVASLLGMEGGHSIGSSLAVLRQMYALGARYMTITHSRNTPWADSATDDPEHGGLTDFGMDVIREMNRIGMLVDLSHVSEEAMHDALDVARAPVIFSHSGVRAINGHARNVPDSVLERLPDNGGIVMVVALPGFLNEQRREWFAAREAEEARQQSLFQGQPDVVDAAMAEWDEANPEPATMISHMADHIDHIRALIGVEYIGIGADFDGMPSGPVGFEDVSGYPALFAELARRGYSQVEMELIASRNAIRVLREAELYASRVSAEPPIETLLPSED